One window of the Lacerta agilis isolate rLacAgi1 chromosome 17, rLacAgi1.pri, whole genome shotgun sequence genome contains the following:
- the LOC117061962 gene encoding ETS translocation variant 3-like, producing the protein MKAGCPIVEKPEGGGGYHFPDWAYKTESSPGSRQIQLWHFILELLQKEEFRHVIAWQQGEYGEFVIKDPDEVARLWGRRKCKPQMNYDKLSRALRYYYNKRILHKTKGKRFTYKFNFNKLVMPNYPFINIRPTGVVPQSAPPVPSASSHFQFSPLDSHSPTEDAQPSRFSGRPLASSGQETLNNGGRGEKSSPAPELEGGSPDWRHGVDLLASRNSAAAAASAGGVSHQKRKPDLVLPLFGRSGVYPDPHSPFAVSPLPTRGGVLNVPISPALSLTPTLFSYSPSPGMSPFAVGGSCFSFNPEEMKHYLHSQACSVFNYHLSPRTFPRYPGLLIPPFPCQLPPEDPAQFPIKLQPPPVGRKNRERPESGGRPGAPPPSSPQIKVEPLLDRQEPEGRESPGREGGCQSASKSPTCKSAQEQREKTLFARPVAPSWPPAAATAAHPPAPSQADLLADEKKPKQEDVSVEKPPRQTMGEPAGAPEKREDSAAVMPPKLRLKRRWIDDRQAEGLKEEQGGRKPYWGALDTPHILLAPKAAVDT; encoded by the exons ATGAAGGCAGGCTGCCCCATTGTGGAGAAGCCAGAGGGCGGAGGAG GCTACCACTTCCCGGACTGGGCCTACAAGACGGAGTCCAGCCCAGGCTCCCGCCAGATCCAGCTCTGGCACTTCATCCTGGAGCTGCTGCAGAAGGAGGAGTTCCGGCACGTCATTGCCTGGCAGCAGGGGGAGTACGGGGAGTTTGTCATCAAGGACCCCGACGAGGTGGCGCGGCTGTGGGGCCGGAGGAAGTGCAAGCCACAGATGAACTACGACAAGCTCAGCCGGGCCCTCAG ATACTACTATAACAAGCGCATCCTCCACAAGACGAAAGGGAAGAGGTTCACCTACAAGTTCAACTTCAACAAGCTGGTGATGCCCAACTACCCCTTCATCAACATCCGGCCAACAG GTGTCGTCCCCCAAAGCGCCCCTCCTGTCCCGTCGGCCTCGTCCCACTTCCAGTTTTCCCCACTGGACAGCCACTCGCCCACCGAGGACGCCCAGCCCAGCCGCTTCTCCGGCCGGCCCCTCGCCTCGTCCGGCCAGGAGACCCTGAACAACGGTGGCCGCGGCGAGAAGTCTTCTCCAGCTCCAGAGCTGGAGGGAGGGTCTCCGGACTGGCGCCACGGAGTGGACCTGCTGGCATCCCGCAAttccgccgctgccgctgcttccGCAGGTGGGGTGAGCCACCAGAAGCGCAAGCCGGACTTGGTGCTGCCCCTCTTTGGACGGTCGGGGGTGTACCCCGACCCGCATAGCCCTTTTGCCGTCTCCCCACTGCCGACCCGTGGAGGGGTCTTGAATGTCCCCATCTCGCCGGCCCTGTCGCTGACCCCCACCCTCTTCTCGTACAGCCCCTCCCCGGGCATGAGCCCCTTTGCggtggggggcagctgcttcTCCTTCAACCCCGAGGAGATGAAGCACTACCTCCACTCGCAGGCCTGCTCTGTCTTCAACTACCACCTCAGCCCGCGGACTTTCCCCCGCTACCCGGGCCTTCTCATCCCACCCTTCCCCTGCCAGCTGCCTCCGGAGGACCCGGCCCAGTTCCCCATCAAGCTGCAGCCCCCGCCTGTCGGCCGCAAGAACCGAGAGCGGCCGGAGAGCGGCGGCAGGCCCGGGGCCCCTCCGCCATCCTCCCCCCAGATCAAGGTGGAGCCCCTGCTGGACCGCCAGGAGCCCGAGGGCAGGGAGTccccagggagagagggagggtgcCAGTCAGCCTCCAAGTCGCCCACCTGCAAGAGCGCCCAGGAACAGCGGGAGAAGACCCTCTTTGCGCGGCCCGTGGCCCCCTCCTGGCCGCCGGCGGCAGCTACAGCGGCTCACCCCCCAGCGCCCTCCCAGGCTGACCTTCTGGCCGACGAGAAGAAGCCCAAGCAAGAGGACGTCTCGGTTGAGAAGCCCCCGCGACAGACGATGGGGGAGCCAGCGGGGGCCCCGGAGAAGAGGGAGGACTCCGCTGCTGTGATGCCCCCCAAGCTGCGCCTCAAGCGGCGCTGGATCGACGACCGGCAGGCGGAGGGCCTCAAGGAGGAGCAGGGGGGCAGGAAGCCCTACTGGGGAGCCCTGGACACCCCACACATCCTCCTGGCCCCCAAAGCTGCCGTGGATACTTAG